The Methylomonas montana genome has a window encoding:
- the proC gene encoding pyrroline-5-carboxylate reductase, which translates to MNTKTIGFIGGGNMATSLIRGLIASGHSPQQIWVSDTAPATLQAHADQLHVNISTSNETIVNEVEVVVLAVKPQTLRDVAQQIAPSLKQKNVLVVSIAAGISQQSLSQWLGSDVAVVRCMPNTPALVQTGATALHANANVDGEQKDLAENILRAVGLTLWVSDEAQLDAVTAVSGSGPAYFFLLMEAMEKAALELGLDEHSARLLIQQTALGASKIALESSESPAQLRARVTSPGGTTQQAIETFTQNGFVELVAKALHAARDRSIEMSQELGAN; encoded by the coding sequence ATGAACACAAAAACAATCGGTTTTATCGGTGGCGGCAATATGGCGACCAGTTTGATCAGAGGCTTGATTGCCAGTGGCCATTCGCCACAGCAGATATGGGTGTCCGATACGGCACCGGCAACGTTGCAAGCTCACGCCGATCAACTGCATGTCAATATTTCCACCAGCAACGAAACTATCGTCAATGAAGTCGAAGTCGTAGTGCTGGCGGTCAAGCCGCAAACTCTTCGTGACGTGGCTCAACAAATCGCCCCCAGCCTGAAACAAAAAAATGTACTGGTGGTATCGATCGCAGCCGGCATTTCCCAACAAAGCCTGTCGCAATGGCTGGGCAGTGACGTAGCCGTCGTGCGCTGCATGCCCAATACGCCGGCGCTGGTGCAGACCGGAGCGACCGCGCTGCACGCCAATGCCAATGTCGACGGTGAACAAAAAGATCTGGCCGAAAATATTTTGCGCGCGGTCGGCTTGACACTCTGGGTAAGCGACGAAGCCCAGCTCGACGCCGTCACCGCAGTATCGGGCAGCGGACCGGCTTATTTCTTCCTATTGATGGAAGCCATGGAAAAAGCTGCCCTGGAATTAGGGCTAGACGAACATTCAGCCAGATTACTCATTCAACAGACCGCACTGGGCGCCTCAAAGATTGCGCTGGAATCCTCCGAGTCGCCTGCGCAGTTGCGCGCACGCGTCACTTCGCCGGGCGGCACCACTCAACAAGCTATCGAGACCTTTACCCAAAACGGTTTCGTCGAGCTGGTTGCCAAAGCCCTGCATGCCGCCCGCGATCGTTCGATTGAAATGTCGCAAGAATTGGGAGCCAACTAA
- the murJ gene encoding murein biosynthesis integral membrane protein MurJ: MSKQLIKSTAIVSSMTMISRVMGFVRDMLFANIFGVNAATDAFFVAFRIPNFLRRLFAEGAFAQAFVPILADYNEKGSRQALQLFIDRSAGTLALLLMLATLLGVIAAPLLIMLFAPGFLWEGGQYQLAVQMLRITFPYLFFVTLVAFAGAILNARGKFAIPALTPVFLNICMIGAAIWLSPLLTEPIIALAWGVFGAGVVQLLFQIPALFRLGLMPRPRWGYRDPIVKRMLKLMLPAIFGVSVVQVNLLFGTLVASFLTSGSVSWLYYSDRLVEFPLGILGVALGTVILPRLSENHAADDAQAFSKALDWGLKLVLLIGLPATLGLTLLAEPLLSTLFQYNEFGSDDVRMAGKSLMAYSLGLLAFMLIKVLVPGFTSRQDTQTPVRFGIHSIVANVVLNLLLVLPLAHAGIALATTLSAYLNALLLLFTLLKNKIYQPGKQWPLYIARIVAANTIMSTFLYYFVDVELWLDWSASQRGLHLTITIGTAILIYTLSLLLLGVRPRHIGLQKSSTA, from the coding sequence GTGAGCAAGCAGCTTATTAAATCCACCGCGATCGTTAGCAGTATGACCATGATTTCGCGGGTCATGGGCTTTGTCCGAGACATGCTGTTTGCCAACATTTTCGGTGTGAACGCGGCGACCGACGCGTTTTTCGTGGCGTTTAGAATTCCGAATTTCCTACGCCGCCTGTTCGCGGAAGGCGCTTTTGCGCAAGCTTTCGTGCCTATCCTCGCGGATTATAACGAAAAAGGCAGCCGCCAGGCCTTGCAATTATTCATCGACCGTTCGGCGGGGACGCTGGCGCTGTTACTGATGCTGGCCACGCTGCTAGGCGTGATCGCCGCGCCCTTGCTGATTATGCTGTTCGCCCCCGGCTTCCTATGGGAGGGCGGCCAGTACCAATTGGCCGTGCAAATGCTCCGCATCACCTTTCCTTATTTGTTTTTCGTCACGCTGGTAGCGTTTGCCGGGGCCATTTTAAACGCACGCGGCAAATTCGCAATTCCGGCGCTGACGCCAGTATTTTTGAATATTTGCATGATAGGCGCAGCAATTTGGCTCTCGCCTTTGCTGACTGAACCGATCATCGCGCTAGCCTGGGGCGTATTTGGCGCCGGCGTAGTGCAGCTGTTGTTCCAAATTCCAGCCTTATTTCGTCTGGGCTTGATGCCGAGACCGCGCTGGGGATACCGCGACCCGATCGTGAAGCGGATGCTGAAACTGATGCTGCCAGCCATTTTTGGGGTGTCGGTGGTACAGGTCAATTTATTATTCGGCACCTTGGTTGCCTCATTTTTGACCTCGGGCAGCGTCTCCTGGTTATATTATTCGGATCGGTTGGTCGAGTTTCCGCTCGGCATCCTAGGCGTGGCATTGGGGACCGTGATTCTGCCGAGATTGTCGGAAAATCACGCCGCCGACGATGCACAAGCATTTTCCAAGGCTTTGGACTGGGGTTTGAAACTGGTATTACTGATCGGTTTGCCGGCTACACTGGGCTTGACGTTATTGGCGGAACCCTTGTTGTCGACCTTGTTTCAATACAACGAATTTGGCAGCGACGATGTGCGGATGGCCGGCAAAAGCTTGATGGCTTACTCGCTGGGCTTATTGGCCTTCATGTTGATCAAAGTGCTGGTGCCCGGTTTTACCTCGCGCCAAGACACGCAAACACCCGTGCGTTTTGGCATCCATTCGATCGTCGCCAACGTGGTATTAAATCTATTGTTGGTACTGCCGTTAGCCCATGCCGGCATAGCCTTGGCAACCACCCTGTCGGCTTATCTAAACGCGCTGCTGCTGCTGTTTACCTTGCTAAAAAACAAGATTTATCAGCCAGGTAAGCAATGGCCTCTATACATTGCACGAATTGTGGCAGCCAACACAATCATGTCGACGTTTTTATATTATTTTGTCGACGTCGAGTTGTGGCTCGATTGGAGCGCCTCCCAACGCGGACTGCATCTGACCATCACCATCGGCACAGCAATACTGATTTATACCTTATCGCTGTTATTGTTAGGCGTCCGGCCCCGGCATATCGGCTTACAAAAATCTTCGACGGCTTGA
- the rpsT gene encoding 30S ribosomal protein S20, whose amino-acid sequence MANSPQARKRARQAEKSRIRNAGQRSNLRTFIKKVIAAVRAGDKEQAQAAFKTAVPVIDSAVNKGLIHKNKAARSKSRLNDRLRAMA is encoded by the coding sequence ATGGCTAATTCACCACAAGCTAGAAAAAGAGCGCGTCAGGCTGAGAAAAGCCGTATTCGCAATGCCGGACAGCGCAGTAACTTACGCACTTTTATCAAAAAAGTGATCGCCGCTGTTAGAGCAGGCGATAAAGAGCAAGCTCAAGCCGCGTTTAAAACCGCTGTTCCTGTGATCGATTCGGCCGTTAACAAAGGCCTGATCCACAAAAATAAAGCCGCTCGCAGCAAAAGCAGACTTAACGACAGACTGCGCGCGATGGCTTGA